DNA from Gephyromycinifex aptenodytis:
CGCCGAGCTGGGCGAGGATGCCCTCCTCATCGACTGCGGCGCTGACTTTCGCCTGCGTGATCCCCAGGCGTGGGCGCAGTTCTATGACACCCCGTACGCGGGCAGTTGGCCCTATGGCCTGCCCGAACTCATCAGCCGCGACGGTGTCAAAGCACGCGAGCAACTCGCCGGTGCCACTCGCATCGCGGTACCGGGTTGCTACCCCAGCGCGGTGTCGTTGGCGTTGGCGCCGGGTCTGGCTGCCGGTGTGCTCCAGCCGCGCGACATCGTCGTGGTGGCGGCAAGCGGCACCTCCGGGGCTGGTAAATCCCTGAAACCACATCTGCTGGGCGCAGAGGTCATGGGCGCGATGAGCCCCTACGGCGTGGGCGGGACGCACCGGCACACCCCCGAGATCACCCAGAACCTCAGCGGCGCCGCCGGTACCGGCGTGAGCCTGTCCTTCACCCCGACGTTGGCCCCGATGCCCCGCGGCATCCTGGCCACCTGCACCGCTCGTCTGGCTGAATCAGTCGAGCTCGTGGACGCCGCGCGGAGCGTGCGCGACGCCTACGAAAAGGCCTACGCCGACGAGCCGTTCGTGACTGTGTTGGGGCCGGATCGCTGGCCGTGCACGGGGGATGTCTTGGGCTCCAATCAAGTGCATCTGGGCATCGCCGTCGATGCGACTGTCGGGCGGGTCATCGTGGTCGCCGCTATCGACAACCTCACCAAGGGCACGGCCGGGGCCGCGGTGCAGTGCGCCAACCTCGCCCTGGGCCTTCCCGAAACGACCGGACTACCGATGACTGGAGTGTCACCGTGAATCTGCCCGCTGCACAACGTAGTTGGAACTTGCGTCTACATCCGGAGCAGTTGGCCTTCGCCAAGCTGCCCCCCGGCAGTGAGGTGCCGGACTGGGCTCGAGCCGCCCGCCACCCGATCACCACCGTCTCCTGGAGCCAGAACGAGACCTCGGTGTTGGCGCCGGTGGCTGCGGTCCCCAGCGATGTGGACCGCTTCGGTCCCTGGCAGGCCTTCGAGGTGGAAGGCCATATCGACTTCCTGCTCACCGGTGTGCTCAGCGGCATCATCGCGCCGCTGGCTTCCAGCCAGATCGCCGTGACCACCCTGTCCACCTATCAGACCGACTGGATTC
Protein-coding regions in this window:
- a CDS encoding ACT domain-containing protein, producing MNLPAAQRSWNLRLHPEQLAFAKLPPGSEVPDWARAARHPITTVSWSQNETSVLAPVAAVPSDVDRFGPWQAFEVEGHIDFLLTGVLSGIIAPLASSQIAVTTLSTYQTDWILVPAEQAEQAVNVWRYHGHVVTVLPASDAAPSQEEQG
- the argC gene encoding N-acetyl-gamma-glutamyl-phosphate reductase, which encodes MTLAAVAGASGYAGGEILRILLSHPQIEIGALCAAGSAGSALAEHHPHLFPLGDRVLRPTNAQELAGHDLVFLALPHGASAALAAELGEDALLIDCGADFRLRDPQAWAQFYDTPYAGSWPYGLPELISRDGVKAREQLAGATRIAVPGCYPSAVSLALAPGLAAGVLQPRDIVVVAASGTSGAGKSLKPHLLGAEVMGAMSPYGVGGTHRHTPEITQNLSGAAGTGVSLSFTPTLAPMPRGILATCTARLAESVELVDAARSVRDAYEKAYADEPFVTVLGPDRWPCTGDVLGSNQVHLGIAVDATVGRVIVVAAIDNLTKGTAGAAVQCANLALGLPETTGLPMTGVSP